A genomic stretch from bacterium includes:
- a CDS encoding DMT family transporter: MGILPLSLLLIAAFFHASWNYLAKESADPFVMLWTAHCMSLLMYGPFFWMWFSPEAISAEGWLFVLATGLLHAVYFFTLGTAYRTGELSIVYPLARGSAPLFAAVIAALTLGERISAQGGAGIAIIVIGIYLTHLTGFGRADWAAPGRRWKEKGVRWALVTGLVIALYSVVDKAGVSRIAPEIYIYLMFALTCLFTAPLALSNGRAKQVCRLLSEKRLLVRVALGGAFTMGSYGLVLYAMKMSMVSYVVAAREVSVIIGAAMGVFILREGGRRQKLWGAALIAAGVMLIAA; the protein is encoded by the coding sequence TTGGGAATACTGCCCCTTTCCCTTTTGCTGATCGCCGCCTTCTTCCACGCCTCATGGAACTATCTGGCGAAAGAAAGCGCGGACCCGTTCGTCATGCTCTGGACCGCGCATTGCATGTCCCTTCTCATGTACGGGCCTTTTTTCTGGATGTGGTTTTCGCCGGAGGCCATCTCGGCGGAAGGATGGCTCTTCGTCCTCGCCACGGGATTGCTGCACGCCGTTTACTTTTTTACCCTCGGAACCGCCTATCGCACGGGGGAGTTGTCGATCGTCTATCCCCTCGCCCGCGGCTCCGCGCCCCTGTTCGCTGCCGTCATCGCGGCCCTCACTTTGGGGGAGCGCATCTCCGCACAAGGGGGAGCGGGAATCGCAATTATCGTCATCGGGATCTACCTGACCCACCTGACCGGATTCGGGCGGGCGGACTGGGCGGCGCCCGGCCGCAGATGGAAGGAGAAGGGGGTGCGGTGGGCCCTCGTCACCGGCCTGGTGATCGCCCTGTACTCGGTCGTGGACAAGGCAGGCGTCTCCCGCATCGCCCCTGAAATCTACATCTACCTGATGTTTGCCCTGACATGCCTCTTCACCGCTCCCCTGGCCCTCTCGAATGGCCGCGCCAAACAGGTATGCCGGCTGCTGTCTGAAAAGAGGCTCCTCGTGCGTGTGGCGCTGGGCGGCGCCTTCACGATGGGCTCATACGGTCTGGTGCTCTACGCCATGAAGATGAGCATGGTCAGCTATGTGGTGGCCGCGCGGGAGGTGAGCGTCATCATCGGTGCGGCGATGGGCGTGTTCATCCTCCGGGAGGGGGGAAGAAGGCAAAAATTGTGGGGCGCAGCCCTCATCGCGGCGGGCGTGATGCTCATCGCCGCAAG
- a CDS encoding DUF3604 domain-containing protein produces MDKRLDPYRFDVGSARVEPDTPIVAGSFFTRKLIFTAGKYGTDEGARILICKRLSSDMEIPQFTDPAASGYVTASCANPRVALALSYLEAGYLDDWRSGIAVRIAKGYLNPGDAVEVILGDTRGGGPGIRCQTFPETRHTFKIAVDTFNHNHFYEIEEDPEVRVMGGAPAELQLAPAQRPVLGQPFGALLRLVDSWGNPAEEFAGEVRIEGASDQDQVPERVVFSPADGGAKKLSGLVLHGEGPYRLRLAEGGGLAGDSPPIVPRKQGEEYALYWGDIHGQTRSTVGTGTVEEYFRFARDKGGVDFAAWQGNDFRVRKEDWQEVIEGCRAFNAPGGFVTILGYEWSGNRSGGGDYNVYFSGDAAQIHRSSHARIDDLSDAGTDRYPISALWETFRGRGDVLSVAHIGGRACNLDYFDPEFVRLVEVHSHHGTFEWFVEEALERGFKVGITGGSDDHTGRQGLVYPNRRTNSVVTFDVKGGLMGLYAKALTREAVWEAMKARRTYGTNGERILLKSACAGHWMGEEFDTKAPPVIEVEVHGTAPLLDVEIRRGSETIYRHAVNAPEGGGGVRRIRVQWSGVVNKSGRDKKVDWKGGISLDRGRIVSFTPYALDQYDDVVQGVSNKVLRFDTKTSGDPDGVFLDIEAPAGAKLRFFSHVVSFEAVLAEVGYEPLIFPGGGVNIRAQISEVARELKERDAVFRFTDEEIPRGCNPYWVRVLQADGGQAWSSPLYINYA; encoded by the coding sequence ATGGACAAACGCCTCGATCCTTACCGCTTCGACGTCGGCTCGGCCCGCGTCGAGCCCGACACCCCCATCGTGGCCGGCAGTTTTTTCACGCGGAAGCTCATCTTCACGGCGGGGAAATACGGGACGGACGAGGGCGCCCGCATTTTGATCTGCAAGCGCCTCTCCTCGGACATGGAGATCCCCCAGTTCACCGATCCCGCCGCCTCGGGCTACGTCACGGCGAGCTGCGCGAATCCGCGGGTCGCCCTCGCGCTCTCCTACCTGGAGGCGGGGTATCTCGACGACTGGCGCTCGGGGATAGCGGTCCGCATCGCGAAGGGCTACCTGAATCCGGGCGATGCGGTGGAGGTGATCCTGGGCGATACGCGGGGCGGGGGCCCCGGCATCCGCTGCCAGACGTTTCCCGAGACCCGGCACACCTTCAAAATCGCGGTTGACACCTTCAATCACAACCATTTTTACGAGATTGAAGAAGACCCCGAGGTCCGCGTGATGGGCGGCGCCCCCGCCGAGCTGCAGCTGGCGCCCGCCCAGCGGCCCGTTTTGGGGCAGCCCTTCGGCGCACTCCTCCGGCTGGTGGATTCCTGGGGCAATCCCGCGGAGGAGTTCGCGGGCGAGGTGCGGATCGAAGGGGCATCGGACCAGGATCAGGTTCCCGAGCGAGTGGTTTTTTCGCCGGCCGACGGGGGCGCGAAGAAACTTTCCGGCCTTGTGCTGCACGGGGAGGGGCCTTACCGGCTCCGGCTGGCGGAGGGCGGGGGCCTTGCGGGCGACTCGCCGCCTATCGTCCCTCGAAAGCAGGGCGAGGAATACGCGCTCTACTGGGGCGACATTCACGGGCAGACGCGCTCGACGGTCGGCACCGGAACGGTGGAGGAGTACTTCCGCTTCGCGCGCGATAAGGGCGGGGTGGATTTCGCCGCCTGGCAGGGAAACGACTTCCGCGTCCGGAAAGAGGACTGGCAGGAGGTCATCGAGGGGTGCCGGGCGTTCAACGCGCCGGGGGGCTTTGTCACGATCCTGGGCTATGAATGGTCCGGCAACCGATCGGGCGGGGGAGACTACAACGTCTATTTTTCAGGAGATGCGGCGCAGATTCACCGCAGCTCCCACGCCCGGATCGACGATCTCTCCGACGCCGGCACCGATCGCTATCCCATCTCCGCGCTTTGGGAGACCTTCCGCGGCCGCGGGGATGTGCTCTCGGTGGCCCACATCGGGGGAAGGGCCTGCAACCTGGATTACTTCGACCCCGAGTTTGTCCGGCTCGTGGAAGTTCACTCCCACCACGGGACGTTCGAGTGGTTCGTGGAAGAGGCCCTCGAGCGAGGATTCAAGGTGGGGATCACCGGCGGGAGCGACGATCACACCGGGCGGCAGGGCCTCGTCTACCCCAACCGGCGGACGAACAGCGTGGTCACCTTCGATGTGAAGGGCGGGCTGATGGGGCTGTACGCAAAAGCGCTCACCCGGGAGGCGGTCTGGGAGGCCATGAAGGCCCGCCGCACCTACGGCACGAACGGCGAGCGCATTCTTCTCAAGAGCGCCTGCGCGGGCCATTGGATGGGCGAGGAGTTCGACACCAAAGCGCCGCCGGTCATCGAGGTGGAGGTGCACGGCACCGCTCCGCTGCTCGATGTCGAGATCAGGCGGGGGAGCGAGACCATCTACCGGCACGCGGTGAATGCGCCGGAGGGGGGCGGGGGCGTGCGCCGCATCCGCGTCCAGTGGAGCGGAGTGGTGAACAAGAGCGGGCGGGACAAGAAGGTGGACTGGAAGGGCGGGATCTCCCTCGACCGGGGGCGCATCGTTTCTTTTACGCCCTACGCCCTGGATCAGTATGACGATGTGGTCCAGGGCGTTTCGAACAAGGTGCTCCGCTTTGACACGAAGACCTCGGGCGATCCCGACGGGGTCTTTCTCGATATCGAGGCGCCGGCGGGCGCGAAGCTCCGCTTTTTCAGCCATGTGGTCAGCTTCGAGGCCGTTTTGGCGGAGGTTGGTTATGAACCTTTAATCTTTCCGGGCGGGGGGGTGAACATCCGGGCGCAGATCAGCGAAGTGGCCAGGGAGCTGAAGGAGCGGGACGCCGTGTTCCGGTTCACCGACGAAGAGATTCCGAGGGGCTGCAATCCCTACTGGGTCCGGGTGCTGCAGGCGGACGGGGGGCAGGCCTGGTCCAGCCCGCTCTACATCAACTATGCGTGA